One genomic region from Tautonia marina encodes:
- the dhaK gene encoding dihydroxyacetone kinase subunit DhaK, producing the protein MKKLINDPRNVVPEMLEGLVRVDPGLTRLEGHNVLLRADFAENRGTHRQVALISGGGSGHEPAHAGYVGQGMLSAAVLGDVFTSPPADEVLAAIRAVAGPAGVLLIVKNYTGDRINFGLAAELARAEGIPVEMVIVADDVALSSSVDHAGRRGLAGTIFVHKVAGAASEAGASLAAVAAEARAAAQAVRTMGVALSPGIVPVSGKPGFELGPEEIELGLGIHGEPGIRRVPLQPVDDLVDQLLDPILKDLNPSEETPVALLVNNLGATPVMELILVARRALLVLDDRRLLVERVSLGSFLTSLEMAGVSISVMLLDRQRLERLDAPTRATAWPNAADRIRTGPVSIPEASGQGIEAARSDAPPQTEQGRLLKQALHRIVDAVLDSEASLTESDRVSGDGDLGISLARGARAIEKLLPSLPTDDPAATLRALAMTIQHAVGGTTGPLYAAGLSRASTCFDPASPHDARTWANAFRVAIDAIAELGGAQPGDRTMLDALAPASASLDQAIHAGASPDHALREAISAADAGVQSTLQMLPRRGRASYLGTRVLGHPDPGAEAVSIWLRALANFG; encoded by the coding sequence ATGAAGAAATTGATCAACGATCCGCGGAACGTGGTGCCGGAGATGCTGGAAGGCCTGGTTCGGGTTGATCCTGGGTTGACGCGCCTGGAGGGACACAACGTGCTCCTCCGGGCCGACTTTGCCGAGAACCGCGGGACTCACCGCCAGGTTGCATTGATTTCTGGAGGAGGGAGCGGCCACGAACCTGCTCATGCAGGGTATGTCGGCCAAGGCATGCTTTCGGCGGCCGTTTTGGGGGATGTGTTCACATCACCCCCTGCAGATGAAGTTCTCGCGGCGATCCGGGCGGTTGCCGGTCCAGCCGGAGTGCTGCTGATCGTCAAGAATTACACCGGCGATCGCATCAATTTCGGATTGGCCGCCGAACTGGCCCGCGCAGAGGGAATTCCGGTCGAAATGGTGATCGTGGCCGATGACGTCGCGCTGTCATCCTCGGTCGATCATGCAGGCCGTCGAGGACTTGCCGGAACGATCTTCGTTCACAAGGTTGCAGGAGCGGCCAGCGAAGCAGGGGCGTCGCTGGCCGCGGTCGCAGCCGAAGCCCGAGCCGCGGCCCAGGCGGTACGAACCATGGGGGTCGCGCTCTCCCCGGGTATTGTCCCCGTCTCAGGCAAGCCGGGCTTTGAGCTTGGGCCCGAGGAAATTGAGCTCGGGCTCGGGATCCACGGAGAACCAGGGATTCGACGTGTTCCGCTTCAACCCGTTGATGACCTCGTCGATCAATTACTCGATCCGATTCTTAAAGACCTGAATCCGTCGGAGGAAACTCCCGTTGCGCTCCTCGTGAATAACCTGGGTGCGACCCCTGTGATGGAGTTGATCCTTGTCGCCCGACGAGCCTTGTTGGTTCTGGACGATCGAAGACTCCTGGTGGAGCGGGTGTCTCTCGGCAGCTTCCTCACCTCGCTGGAGATGGCGGGAGTCTCCATCTCTGTGATGCTCCTTGACCGGCAACGTCTGGAACGGCTCGATGCCCCCACTCGAGCAACTGCCTGGCCCAATGCGGCCGATCGAATCCGTACCGGCCCGGTGTCAATTCCCGAGGCGTCGGGTCAGGGGATCGAAGCCGCTCGCTCCGACGCTCCGCCACAAACCGAACAGGGACGATTGCTAAAGCAAGCCCTTCACCGCATCGTCGACGCCGTCCTGGATTCGGAAGCATCGCTTACCGAATCGGATCGAGTGTCTGGGGATGGCGATCTGGGGATCAGCCTGGCTCGGGGGGCTCGGGCGATTGAGAAACTCCTTCCCTCACTTCCGACCGACGATCCGGCCGCCACGCTTCGAGCCCTGGCCATGACCATCCAGCACGCCGTGGGAGGGACGACCGGTCCCCTGTATGCGGCAGGCCTCTCTCGAGCCTCGACCTGCTTCGACCCTGCGTCCCCCCATGACGCTCGAACCTGGGCGAACGCTTTCCGGGTCGCAATTGACGCCATCGCCGAACTCGGCGGCGCCCAACCTGGTGATCGAACCATGCTCGACGCGCTCGCTCCCGCCTCGGCCTCCCTCGATCAGGCGATCCATGCCGGCGCTTCTCCTGATCACGCCTTACGCGAGGCCATCTCCGCTGCCGATGCCGGGGTGCAATCCACGCTTCAGATGCTCCCCCGCCGCGGACGAGCCAGCTACCTTGGCACACGTGTTCTTGGTCATCCCGACCCGGGCGCAGAGGCCGTCTCAATCTGGCTCCGCGCCCTCGCAAACTTCGGGTAA
- a CDS encoding IS4 family transposase, with product MADLAPSRRAIRAAGKGSRIESSRSELARLGGFLGRTRDGEPGVTTLWRGLHRRDALTLGWNLAERVSRAWQWSSNPGPPDTGFHGSLTLS from the coding sequence GTGGCAGATCTTGCACCGAGCCGTCGAGCGATCCGAGCCGCCGGAAAGGGCTCCCGGATTGAGAGTAGCCGTTCGGAATTGGCCCGGCTGGGAGGCTTCCTGGGTCGCACCCGCGACGGTGAGCCCGGCGTGACGACACTCTGGCGCGGCCTCCACCGACGGGACGCGCTGACCCTCGGTTGGAATCTCGCCGAGCGAGTGTCCCGGGCCTGGCAGTGGTCAAGCAATCCGGGCCCACCTGATACCGGATTTCACGGATCGCTGACCTTATCATAG
- a CDS encoding amidohydrolase family protein has product MSSISRRDLLGGAMAGLAGLAISGGSERADGAVQERNTAQTTARVRPRGQVGPLDLKTEPLIDAHSHIWTPDLDRYPLAEGFTRDDMQPASFTAEELLKTCRPLGVGRVNLIQMSYYGFDNSYMLDMIAAYPDRFVGTAIIDPEGVDPAAEMAKLASKGVRAFRVQPQFLNLPIDRWLDHPGYESMFSYASESKQAISFLIDPDALPEVDRVCRKYPETPFIVDHLARIGVDGEFREPEIEALCDLARNPNAYVKVGAFYALSPMGPPYRDLAPMIRRVVAAYGSHRCMWESDCPFQVVDHSYQASIDLIQSHLDFLDDDDRQWLLAGTAESLLFPAAN; this is encoded by the coding sequence ATGTCTTCGATCTCGCGACGTGACTTGCTGGGGGGGGCAATGGCTGGTCTGGCCGGGCTGGCGATCTCGGGCGGATCGGAACGAGCAGACGGAGCTGTGCAGGAACGAAACACCGCTCAGACCACCGCCCGAGTGCGACCTCGAGGCCAGGTTGGTCCGCTGGATCTGAAGACGGAACCGCTCATTGATGCTCATTCGCATATCTGGACTCCTGATCTCGACCGGTATCCTCTTGCAGAGGGTTTCACTCGGGATGACATGCAGCCGGCCTCATTTACGGCAGAGGAGCTGCTGAAAACCTGTCGACCGCTGGGCGTGGGGCGGGTCAATTTGATCCAGATGAGCTATTACGGATTCGATAATTCGTACATGCTCGACATGATCGCGGCATATCCTGATCGCTTTGTCGGGACCGCGATCATCGACCCGGAAGGGGTTGATCCCGCGGCGGAGATGGCGAAGCTGGCGTCCAAGGGGGTTCGGGCGTTCCGTGTTCAGCCTCAGTTTCTCAATCTTCCGATCGATCGATGGCTCGATCATCCCGGCTATGAATCCATGTTTTCCTATGCTTCCGAGAGCAAACAGGCGATCAGCTTCCTGATTGATCCTGACGCGTTGCCGGAAGTCGATCGGGTGTGTCGAAAATACCCGGAGACGCCGTTTATCGTGGATCATCTCGCTCGAATCGGCGTTGATGGTGAGTTCCGAGAGCCTGAGATCGAGGCCTTGTGTGATCTGGCCCGGAATCCGAATGCTTACGTCAAGGTTGGGGCCTTTTACGCGTTGAGTCCGATGGGACCGCCGTATCGGGACCTCGCCCCCATGATTCGCCGCGTCGTTGCCGCGTATGGTTCTCATCGCTGCATGTGGGAAAGTGATTGTCCCTTCCAGGTCGTCGATCATTCGTATCAAGCAAGTATTGATCTGATTCAATCGCATCTTGACTTCCTTGATGATGACGACCGGCAGTGGCTTTTGGCCGGCACCGCGGAATCGTTGCTGTTCCCGGCCGCGAACTGA
- a CDS encoding metal-sulfur cluster assembly factor: MRRSLSNDRSDSVQEKVRLLQDAYQKGRLDLASSLAESIRDTLRFDRQVTPDPEEPDLDAEQFVAVSELPKPWADWGNGWRFVQALSLFETIGQARTNEPIEIRLRLRADQVTDPDRELRVARFDAERSTIHEVPSQVSGVTRTEKHWRCRLAFLADVPQHDRAIVLVFTGNPNAERPDYITDLKVKGEGYGLEISNHHYVAQLSSQVGQLERLISRREHGLELYAGGKGHGEPPGIDWAHDYVDHGSFQKLRVRNWAECPDYEVERGPIFVRVRRWGFPHSPIHPLFTPSRMHIDQTYTFHSGLPYFFKEGTMEAIKDLRIEAMRDDEWVFSGYSYTNLIWFDASGKLHDGPVPPEAANQLWGVGFYHNQSHDAFLAFWLDHRVEGHDRIDHSGSPTLDYAGHGQLWSRYPAQKTVLKAGTVFHQRNAYHLFPFSGEDDARSLEAMRQRLLNPIACRADELPQSDRPQAMGSLARVGETEEFGDQKRSIWAALHRVKDEQLYTADASIVDLGYIYDVRVRAGVAHVIVTMPHRGRPVHEFLVSQGGGRVSEGIREHVRRVEGIQDVVVDLTWNPPWTVARLSDQGRAAMGLNLS; this comes from the coding sequence ATGCGTCGAAGTCTCTCGAACGATCGATCCGACTCGGTCCAGGAAAAGGTCCGCCTCCTTCAAGACGCTTACCAGAAGGGGCGGCTCGACCTGGCCTCATCGCTGGCAGAATCCATCCGGGATACCCTTCGATTCGATCGCCAGGTGACGCCAGATCCGGAAGAACCGGATCTGGATGCCGAGCAGTTCGTGGCTGTTTCTGAACTGCCGAAGCCCTGGGCCGACTGGGGGAACGGCTGGAGGTTCGTGCAGGCCCTTTCGTTGTTCGAGACCATCGGCCAGGCCCGCACCAACGAGCCGATTGAGATTCGGCTCCGTCTTCGAGCCGATCAGGTCACCGACCCAGACCGGGAACTCCGGGTCGCTCGGTTCGACGCCGAACGCAGCACCATCCATGAAGTGCCCTCGCAGGTGTCCGGGGTCACGCGCACCGAGAAGCACTGGCGGTGCCGGTTGGCCTTCCTCGCAGACGTTCCGCAACACGACCGGGCCATCGTTCTCGTCTTCACCGGGAATCCGAACGCCGAGCGCCCCGATTACATCACGGACCTGAAGGTCAAGGGTGAGGGGTACGGTCTGGAAATCAGTAATCACCACTATGTTGCTCAACTCTCCAGCCAGGTCGGACAGCTCGAGCGCCTCATCTCACGTCGAGAGCATGGGCTGGAACTCTACGCCGGAGGAAAAGGGCATGGTGAACCTCCGGGAATCGACTGGGCCCATGATTACGTCGATCATGGCTCATTCCAGAAACTTCGGGTGCGGAACTGGGCAGAGTGTCCCGATTACGAGGTCGAGCGTGGTCCCATCTTCGTTCGGGTCCGCCGCTGGGGATTTCCCCATAGCCCCATCCATCCACTGTTCACTCCGAGCCGCATGCACATCGATCAAACCTACACCTTCCATTCCGGGCTTCCCTACTTTTTCAAGGAAGGGACCATGGAAGCCATCAAGGATCTCCGAATCGAAGCGATGCGCGATGATGAATGGGTCTTCTCCGGCTATTCCTACACGAACCTGATCTGGTTCGATGCCTCGGGCAAGCTGCACGACGGGCCCGTTCCCCCCGAAGCCGCCAACCAACTCTGGGGCGTTGGGTTTTATCACAACCAGAGCCACGATGCCTTCCTTGCCTTCTGGCTGGATCATCGAGTCGAGGGGCATGATCGCATCGACCATTCCGGCTCTCCAACACTCGATTACGCAGGGCACGGCCAACTCTGGAGCCGATACCCGGCGCAGAAGACCGTGCTGAAGGCCGGAACCGTCTTTCATCAACGCAACGCCTATCACCTGTTCCCCTTTTCAGGGGAAGACGATGCGCGATCTCTGGAAGCGATGCGACAACGGCTCCTCAATCCGATCGCATGCCGCGCCGATGAGCTTCCCCAGAGTGATCGTCCTCAAGCGATGGGTTCGCTCGCCCGGGTTGGAGAAACCGAGGAATTCGGCGATCAAAAACGAAGCATCTGGGCAGCCCTTCATCGGGTGAAAGACGAGCAACTCTATACCGCCGACGCGAGTATTGTCGATCTCGGCTACATCTACGATGTCCGAGTTCGCGCCGGTGTCGCCCACGTGATCGTGACCATGCCTCATCGTGGGCGTCCCGTTCACGAGTTCCTGGTCTCACAAGGTGGTGGCCGCGTGAGCGAAGGAATTCGTGAACATGTTCGCAGAGTCGAGGGAATCCAGGATGTGGTCGTTGACCTCACCTGGAACCCTCCCTGGACGGTCGCTCGACTGTCCGATCAGGGGCGCGCGGCCATGGGACTGAACCTCTCCTGA
- a CDS encoding helix-turn-helix domain-containing protein — MWTGPKVVAYVRDRWGVAASEPSNWPWLRGLGFSRPRHPEAATPAARRAWKRSPAPPAR; from the coding sequence CTGTGGACCGGCCCGAAGGTCGTCGCCTACGTCCGCGACCGCTGGGGCGTGGCCGCCTCCGAGCCCAGCAACTGGCCCTGGCTGCGCGGCCTGGGCTTCTCGCGGCCGCGGCACCCGGAGGCCGCCACGCCTGCCGCCCGGCGGGCGTGGAAAAGATCGCCTGCGCCGCCGGCTCGCTGA
- a CDS encoding helix-turn-helix domain-containing protein yields the protein MVHHGGLSHGSPQVALSPHLSHEEIARRYRACRDGVEKTHWQALWLLTRPDEPPTPAEVAVAIGLSDGWVRALIRRWNAEGPDGLADRLKAVNGGQSALTTEKPLELWAAL from the coding sequence GTGGTCCATCACGGAGGGCTGTCCCATGGCTCGCCCCAGGTTGCCCTCTCGCCCCACCTCTCGCACGAGGAGATCGCCCGTCGCTACCGTGCCTGCCGCGACGGCGTCGAGAAGACCCACTGGCAGGCCCTCTGGCTGCTGACCCGCCCCGACGAGCCGCCCACGCCCGCCGAGGTCGCCGTGGCGATCGGCCTGAGCGACGGCTGGGTCCGCGCCCTGATCCGCCGCTGGAACGCCGAGGGCCCCGACGGCCTGGCCGACCGCCTCAAAGCCGTGAACGGCGGCCAGTCCGCCCTGACCACCGAGAAGCCGCTTGAGCTCTGGGCGGCCTTGTAG